The DNA region GGGTTCTTCGCCGCCTGGTGCTCCTTGTACTTGTTCATCGGCAGGACGAAGACGAAGTAGACGACGGCCGCCACGGCGAGGAAGCTGATGACGGCGGCGATGATGGCGCCGAATCCGAACTTCGCGGAGCCGACCTCGAGCACGAACGCCGAGTCGAGGTTCTCCGTGTTGAAGAGCAGCCCGATGAGCGGGTTGATCAGCTGCTCGACGATCGTGTTGACGATCGCCGTGAACGCCGCGCCGATGACCACCGCGACGGCGAGGTCGATGACGTTGCCCTGTGCGATGAAGTCTCTGAACCCCTTGATCATGGAATCCCCCTGGGTCGTGTTCAGCCTCAGGCCGAGGCCGGGGTCTTCGCAGGCGCCGGGTTGGAGCTCGTCGAAGAATCCGACTTCGATGATGCCCGATCCTTCTTCGCGTCACCAGCACCTGCGCGCGAGTCGGTGCGATAGAAGCCCGACCCGTTGAAGGTCACTCCGACCGTTCCGTACTGCTTGCGCAGTGCGCCGCCGCATTCGGGGCAGATGGTGAGGGAGTCTTCCGAGAAGCTCTGCACGGCGTCGAAGCGGTGGTCGCAGGCGGTGCAGGCGTAGGCGTAGGTGGGCATGGACGAGAGCTCCTGTTCAATTGCGTGAGGATGCCAGCGTGATGGTCCGGGTCGGGGTGACGATGCCATCCACGGGCTGGTCATGGACCTCGCGCGGCAGAGAATCGAATACCTCGGAATCATAGATCACGGCGTAGACGGGTGGGCGGCTCTGCATGGAGCCGATGGTCTTGTCGAAGTACCCCCGTCCCCATCCCAGGCGGGTTCCCGAGCGGTCGACGGCCGCGGCGGGGATGATCATCAGGTCGACCTCGTCGACGG from Microbacterium soli includes:
- a CDS encoding FmdB family zinc ribbon protein, producing MPTYAYACTACDHRFDAVQSFSEDSLTICPECGGALRKQYGTVGVTFNGSGFYRTDSRAGAGDAKKDRASSKSDSSTSSNPAPAKTPASA
- the mscL gene encoding large conductance mechanosensitive channel protein MscL, with amino-acid sequence MIKGFRDFIAQGNVIDLAVAVVIGAAFTAIVNTIVEQLINPLIGLLFNTENLDSAFVLEVGSAKFGFGAIIAAVISFLAVAAVVYFVFVLPMNKYKEHQAAKNPVAEEALPTEQELLVEIRDALRAGNAR